The genomic segment CGGACGGCGTCGGCGAAGTCGGCCTCGCGGTAGTCGATCACCTCGTCCGCGCCGAGCGAGCGCAGCAGCGCGTGACCTGAGGCACTCGCGGTGCCGATGACGTACGCGCCGTGCGCCTTGGCGATCTGCACGGCGAGATGGCCCACGCCGCCGGCTGCGGCGTGCACCAAGATGCGCTGACCGGGCCTGAGGTGGGCAGCGTGGACCACCGCTTGCCAAGCCGTCAGCCCGGCGATGGGCAGTGCGGCGGCGGTGATGTGGTCGAGGGCGGCGGGCTTGAGGGCGAGCGCGGGGGCGGGTACGACCGTGTACTCGGCGTAGGCACCGTTCGGGCTGGAGAGGGCGGCGAAGACCTCGTCGCCGAGCCGGAAGCCGGTCACGCCGGGACCGGCCTCCGCGATCTCGCCCGACACGTCGAAACCGGGGGTGATCGGCGGCTGTCCCCACTTGTCGAGGATGCCCTGGCGGACCTTCCAGTCGACCGGGTTCACGCCGGCGGCGCGCACCCGGACCAGGACCTCGCCGTGGCCGGGTGCCGGGCGCTCCAGTTCGACGAGCCGCAGTACTTCCGGGCCGCCGAACGACTCGTAACGGATGGCGCGCATGGCTTGCTCCTTGAGGACACGTGGGTGATCGGTTCCAAGGAACATCCTGCGTACGAGTGGTATCTCTTGTGAAGAAGGCACTTTCTTGGTACCTAGGTACCTCATGGATACCACCTCGTCGGTCGAGCTCCCCATCTACCAGCCCGACTGCCCGGCCCGCACCGTCATCGAGCTCCTCGCCAACAAGTGGGTCTTCTTCACGCTCATCCTGCTGCGCCGGCACAACGCGCCGATGCGGTTCAACGAGATGCGGCGGCAACTCGGCACCGTCACACAGAAGATGCTCGCGCAGACCCTCCGTTCACTGGAGCGCGACGGACTCGTGCGCCGTGACGTCTACCCCACCGTGCCGCCCCGCGTCGAGTACTCACTCACTGAACTCGGCGGCGAGGCGGCACGGTTGGCCCTGGCCATCGGAGACTGGTCGCAGCAGCACTTCCGGGAGATCGAGGCCGCGCGCGGTATCCACGACGCGAAGTCGGCGGAGCCGCAGCCGCCCCTCTAGCGGCGGCTGCGGCTCCCTTCGACGGCCAGGATCACGTCCCGTGAACGGTCAGCGCACGACGTCCACGAAGACCGGGTTGGTGTAGAGCCAGGTGTCCAGCCACGGGTCGCCGTTGCCCGGCTCGTGGGTGATCGGGCCGTGCGGGTCGATCGCCGTGCCCAGCAGCCCGGGGCCGTTGCGCTTGCCGTCGCTGCCGCGCAGCCGCAGGTAGGACGACTCCTCGGCGCGGCCCAGGGGGATGCGCAGGGTGTAGCGGCCCCTGCGGCCCGAGACGTCGGCGGTGTGTACGACCCGGGTGTCGGGTGCGCGCCAGGCGTCGCGGTCGGCGACCGGGCCGCGGACGGCGCCGCGGATCACATCGAGGTGGGCGAGGCACGGCAATTCGCCGTGGTGGTTGGGGCGCGAGGCGGTGGTGACGGTGACATTGAGGACGATCCGCTCGCCGCGGCGCACCCGCAGCCGGCCGCCGAGAGTGACACCACGGCCGGGGCCGTGCTCCCTGTTCACCCGGACGTCGATGCCGTCGACGAGCTGGCCGTGGTCGACCCAGACCCGGCCCGCCCGCATCCCGGCCATCACGTGCCGGTAACCGTAGTGGGTCACGCCGACGTGCGTACGGCTGAACTGGCCGGGCCAGAAGTCGCTGCCGGGCTGCGGCTCGGTGGTGTTGACCGGGTCGGGGAGCCGTCCGGTGTTGTCGAAGTTCTGGCCGGGCAGCCAGTCGCCGTTCTTCCACGTGTCGAACGTGACCCGGTGCACGTCGGAGTTGGAGGTGACCGAGAAGAGCTTGCCCTCGGCGAGCATGGCGTCCCACAGACCGCCGACCGTCGCGGTCGCCCAGTCGAAGCCGCCGTAGGTCTGATAGGCCTCGCGCGGATAGCCGGGCCAGGAGTTCTCGGACGGGGAGTTGTCGTACTCGCCGCGGTGGCTGGTCGAGCCGCGCCCCGGCATGGCGGCGGACTGGGCGCCGGGCGCGCCCTCCATGCCGATCATGATGCCGGGGGCCGCGTCGCGCCAGGCGCGGATCTCGTGCGGGGAGTCGATGCCCAGCCGCAGCGGGTGGTTGGCGAGGACGAGGACGTCGTCGACGTAGCCACTGCGGCGCTGCTGGTCGAGCCACTTGATGGCCTTGACGGCGTGCGCCTCGTTGCGCGGGGTGTCGGGGTGGCCCGGCGCGCCCGCGGTGTAGCCGAGGAGTTTGCCGTCGTACGCCTCCTCGAAGCGCGTCAGCAGTTCGACCTCGTGGCGTCCGGGCGGGGAGAAGACGGTGCAGTGCTCGGCGCCGGGGATGTACCACTCGAGACCCTGGAAGATCAGCGTGCGGCGGTTGTCGCGGCGGGCCTTGAGGATCTCGCGGTGCTCGGCCT from the Streptomyces sp. RKAG293 genome contains:
- a CDS encoding NADP-dependent oxidoreductase, with amino-acid sequence MRAIRYESFGGPEVLRLVELERPAPGHGEVLVRVRAAGVNPVDWKVRQGILDKWGQPPITPGFDVSGEIAEAGPGVTGFRLGDEVFAALSSPNGAYAEYTVVPAPALALKPAALDHITAAALPIAGLTAWQAVVHAAHLRPGQRILVHAAAGGVGHLAVQIAKAHGAYVIGTASASGHALLRSLGADEVIDYREADFADAVRDVDVVLDSMNDDYGPRSLETLRPGGLLLAVSGTGADERVTPEAAAARGLRYELFGMTPSGADLAKLGELAAAGTVRVRIAATLPLDEAARAQELSASGRVRGKIVLTIA
- a CDS encoding helix-turn-helix domain-containing protein, with protein sequence MDTTSSVELPIYQPDCPARTVIELLANKWVFFTLILLRRHNAPMRFNEMRRQLGTVTQKMLAQTLRSLERDGLVRRDVYPTVPPRVEYSLTELGGEAARLALAIGDWSQQHFREIEAARGIHDAKSAEPQPPL
- a CDS encoding PHP domain-containing protein, whose product is MARPHQPLPTWADPDVPVGSLDPQGLSRRGLLRSAGLFGAAFAGAGLLAPTPAAAHTDGGGDPDLAYLVGDHHVHSVYSHDAKYTFSQLAQAASRYGLDWMVLTEHSNFGHARAGGAQAEHREILKARRDNRRTLIFQGLEWYIPGAEHCTVFSPPGRHEVELLTRFEEAYDGKLLGYTAGAPGHPDTPRNEAHAVKAIKWLDQQRRSGYVDDVLVLANHPLRLGIDSPHEIRAWRDAAPGIMIGMEGAPGAQSAAMPGRGSTSHRGEYDNSPSENSWPGYPREAYQTYGGFDWATATVGGLWDAMLAEGKLFSVTSNSDVHRVTFDTWKNGDWLPGQNFDNTGRLPDPVNTTEPQPGSDFWPGQFSRTHVGVTHYGYRHVMAGMRAGRVWVDHGQLVDGIDVRVNREHGPGRGVTLGGRLRVRRGERIVLNVTVTTASRPNHHGELPCLAHLDVIRGAVRGPVADRDAWRAPDTRVVHTADVSGRRGRYTLRIPLGRAEESSYLRLRGSDGKRNGPGLLGTAIDPHGPITHEPGNGDPWLDTWLYTNPVFVDVVR